One window from the genome of Emys orbicularis isolate rEmyOrb1 chromosome 10, rEmyOrb1.hap1, whole genome shotgun sequence encodes:
- the RPP25 gene encoding ribonuclease P protein subunit p25: MAAKGVESTPMPPIAQSRMENFRKVKTSEQDSPLPFPDLPPGVVEMKVKEGSKIRNLMGFAMARMELKGTRQIVFSGCGRAVTKTITCVEIMKRKLGGLHQVTKVRYKTLLEVWENKDPQPDGQVENLTVHKNVPSICILLSKDPLDPNEMGYQPPEPRDGLWAEDGGIEEDRFISPPQGVKRPLARPHGELANKKMQVQVPESQKGLGTMDYMLDYHH, translated from the coding sequence ATGGCTGCCAAAGGGGTGGAATCCACACCCATGCCCCCCATAGCCCAGTCCAGGATGGAGAACTTCAGGAAGGTCAAGACATCGGAGCAGGATAGCCCACTGCCCTTCCCTGACCTGCCCCCTGGCGTGGTGGAGATGAAAGTGAAGGAGGGCAGCAAGATCAGGAATTTGATGGGCTTTGCTATGGCCAGGATGGAGCTGAAGGGCACCCGGCAGATAGTCTTCAGTGGCTGTGGTCGGGCAGTCACCAAGACTATCACCTGTGTGGAGATCATGAAGAGGAAGCTGGGGGGCCTCCACCAGGTCACCAAGGTGCGTTACAAGACCCTGCTGGAGGTCTGGGAGAACAAGGACCCTCAGCCTGATGGCCAAGTGGAGAACCTGACCGTCCATAAGAATGTGCCCTCCATCTGTATCCTATTGTCCAAGGACCCCCTGGATCCCAATGAGATGGGCTACCAACCCCCGGAGCCCAGGGATGGGCTGTGGGCTGAAGATGGGGGAATAGAGGAAGATAGATTCATTTCACCCCCACAAGGGGTGAAGAGACCTTTGGCACGTCCGCACGGGGAGCTGGCTAACAAGAAAATGCAGGTACAGGTACCAGAGAGTCAAAAGGGCTTGGGGACTATGGACTACATGCTGGACTATCATCACTGa